One genomic region from Vitreimonas flagellata encodes:
- the pnp gene encoding polyribonucleotide nucleotidyltransferase — protein sequence MFDTKSVSIDWAGRPLTLETGRVARQADGAVYATWGETALLATVVYAKEAKPGQDFFPLTVNYQEKYFASGRIPGGFFKREGRPTERETLLSRLIDRPIRPLFVDGFKNEVQVIITVLSWDNENESDLLAMVAASAALTISGVPFMGPIAASRVGWIDGKAVLNPTIAQMTTSDLDLVVAGTANAIMMVESEVKELTEAQMLEALSLAHKGMQPVIDAIIDLADKAGKEPFDFTPPDNSELKKKIFDLVGADLSAAYKITKKDERYAAVGALRDKAKAALVKSEANPEGVDANVLKEVFKEVESDVVRSRIVKEKGRIDGRPVDKVRPIESMVGFLPRTHGSALFTRGETQAIVVATLGTAEDEQFIDALSGTTKERFMLHYNFPPYSVGETGRMGGAGRREIGHGKLAWRAMKAVLPSQEQFPYTVRLVSEITESNGSSSMATVCGSSLALMDAGVPISAPVAGVAMGLILEDYGYEVLTDILGDEDHLGDMDFKVAGTAKGITSLQMDIKVAGITQEIMQVALDRAHAGRMHILGEMAKAMDAPRGEVGKNAPRIEQIKIPVDKIRDVIGTGGKVIREIVEKTGAKVNVEDDGTVKVASANADSIEAAIKWIKSLTSEPEVGQIYEGKVVKVMEFGAFVNFFGAKDGLVHVSQLARERVEKPGDVVKEGDTVKVKLLGFDDRGKVKLSMKVVDQATGADLSAELGEEAEDRGPRRERSDRGDRGPRRDRGDRPRRESSGD from the coding sequence ATGTTTGATACCAAATCCGTTTCCATCGATTGGGCGGGCCGCCCACTCACGCTTGAAACCGGTCGCGTTGCGCGCCAGGCCGACGGCGCCGTTTACGCTACGTGGGGCGAAACCGCGCTGCTCGCGACGGTCGTTTATGCGAAGGAAGCGAAGCCTGGCCAGGATTTCTTCCCGCTGACCGTGAACTACCAAGAAAAGTATTTCGCTTCGGGCCGCATTCCTGGCGGCTTCTTCAAGCGCGAAGGCCGTCCGACTGAGCGTGAAACGTTGCTGTCGCGCCTGATCGATCGCCCGATCCGTCCGCTCTTCGTCGATGGCTTCAAGAACGAAGTGCAAGTTATCATCACGGTGCTGAGCTGGGATAACGAGAATGAGTCCGATCTGTTGGCGATGGTCGCCGCATCGGCGGCGCTCACGATTTCTGGCGTGCCGTTCATGGGCCCGATCGCCGCTTCGCGGGTGGGCTGGATCGACGGCAAGGCCGTGCTGAACCCGACGATTGCGCAAATGACCACGAGTGATCTCGACCTCGTCGTCGCCGGCACCGCCAACGCGATCATGATGGTCGAGTCGGAAGTGAAGGAACTCACTGAGGCGCAAATGCTCGAAGCGCTTTCGCTCGCGCACAAGGGCATGCAGCCGGTCATCGACGCGATCATCGATCTCGCAGATAAGGCCGGCAAGGAGCCATTCGACTTCACCCCGCCGGACAATTCCGAGCTGAAGAAGAAGATCTTCGATCTCGTCGGCGCCGATCTCTCCGCCGCCTACAAGATTACCAAGAAGGACGAGCGCTACGCCGCCGTCGGTGCGCTGCGCGACAAGGCGAAGGCGGCCCTGGTGAAATCTGAAGCGAACCCGGAAGGCGTCGACGCCAACGTCCTGAAGGAAGTCTTCAAGGAAGTCGAAAGCGACGTCGTGCGCTCGCGCATCGTCAAGGAAAAGGGCCGCATAGACGGCCGTCCGGTCGACAAGGTGCGTCCGATCGAAAGCATGGTCGGCTTCCTACCACGCACGCACGGCTCGGCGCTGTTCACCCGCGGTGAAACGCAAGCCATCGTCGTCGCCACCCTCGGCACCGCAGAAGACGAGCAATTCATCGATGCGCTCTCCGGCACGACTAAAGAGCGCTTCATGCTCCACTACAATTTCCCGCCCTATAGCGTCGGTGAAACGGGCCGCATGGGTGGCGCTGGTCGCCGCGAAATCGGCCACGGCAAATTGGCGTGGCGCGCGATGAAAGCTGTGCTGCCGAGTCAGGAGCAATTCCCCTACACGGTGCGCCTCGTGTCGGAGATCACCGAGTCGAACGGCTCGTCCTCGATGGCCACGGTGTGCGGCAGCTCGCTCGCACTGATGGATGCAGGCGTGCCGATCTCTGCGCCGGTCGCCGGCGTCGCGATGGGGCTCATCCTCGAAGATTACGGCTACGAAGTTCTGACTGACATCCTTGGTGATGAAGACCACCTCGGCGACATGGACTTCAAGGTCGCGGGCACGGCGAAGGGCATCACCTCGCTGCAGATGGACATCAAGGTCGCCGGCATCACGCAGGAGATCATGCAGGTGGCGCTCGATCGCGCGCACGCCGGCCGTATGCACATCCTTGGCGAGATGGCGAAGGCGATGGATGCGCCGCGCGGTGAAGTCGGCAAGAACGCGCCGCGCATCGAGCAGATTAAGATCCCGGTCGATAAGATCCGTGACGTGATCGGCACCGGCGGCAAGGTCATCCGCGAAATCGTGGAAAAGACTGGCGCGAAGGTGAACGTCGAAGACGACGGCACGGTGAAGGTCGCCTCGGCCAACGCCGACTCGATCGAAGCCGCCATCAAGTGGATCAAGTCGCTGACCTCTGAACCGGAAGTCGGCCAGATCTACGAAGGCAAGGTCGTGAAGGTGATGGAGTTCGGCGCCTTCGTGAACTTCTTCGGCGCCAAGGACGGCCTCGTCCACGTCTCCCAACTCGCGCGTGAGCGCGTGGAAAAGCCGGGCGACGTCGTGAAGGAAGGCGACACCGTGAAGGTGAAGCTCTTGGGTTTCGACGATCGCGGCAAGGTAAAGCTCTCGATGAAGGTCGTCGATCAAGCCACCGGCGCTGACCTCTCGGCCGAACTTGGCGAAGAGGCGGAAGATCGTGGCCCCCGTCGCGAACGCAGCGACCGCGGCGATCGCGGCCCGCGTCGTGACCGTGGCGATCGCCCGCGCCGCGAAAGCTCGGGCGACTAA
- the rpsO gene encoding 30S ribosomal protein S15 produces MSITTERKAALIKDNAKTKGDTGSPEVQVAILSERIANLTEHFKTHKKDNHSRQGLLKMVSQRRRLLDYLKSCDAARYQALIEKLGLRR; encoded by the coding sequence ATGTCGATTACTACGGAGCGCAAAGCCGCGCTCATTAAAGACAACGCTAAGACCAAGGGCGACACCGGTTCGCCGGAAGTTCAGGTTGCGATCCTCTCTGAGCGCATCGCCAACCTCACCGAGCACTTCAAGACGCACAAGAAAGACAATCACTCGCGTCAAGGCTTGCTCAAAATGGTTTCTCAGCGCCGTCGTTTGCTCGACTACCTGAAGAGCTGCGATGCGGCGCGCTACCAAGCGCTCATCGAAAAGCTGGGCCTGCGCCGCTAA
- the truB gene encoding tRNA pseudouridine(55) synthase TruB: protein MGRRKKGDDVSGWIVLDKPDDMTSTHAVSAVRRIFNAQKAGHAGTLDPLASGILPIALGEATKTVPWLMEAEKTYLFTIKWGASTDTQDREGKVTATSDVRPSAEAIREALKAFVGEIQQIPPQFSAVKVDGERAYDLARDGETVELQPRAVVVHEAELVNTEGEDLATFRVRSGKGFYIRALARDLAAALGAEGHVWRLRRAAVGPFTEAESVTLDALEDLRHKGAASERLKPVETALADIPALAINGEDAFKLRQGRPIVLLPHVMEALKPKFRERTIAGQDASRAAVALFQGKAIALGDVRAGRFSPTRVFHLADQ, encoded by the coding sequence ATGGGCCGCCGTAAGAAGGGCGACGACGTCTCCGGCTGGATCGTGCTCGATAAGCCGGACGACATGACGTCCACGCATGCCGTCTCCGCCGTGCGCCGCATCTTCAATGCACAGAAGGCTGGCCACGCCGGCACGCTTGATCCGCTTGCCTCCGGCATCCTGCCGATCGCGCTGGGCGAGGCGACCAAGACGGTGCCTTGGTTGATGGAAGCGGAGAAGACCTACCTCTTCACCATCAAATGGGGTGCATCGACCGACACTCAGGACCGCGAAGGCAAAGTGACCGCCACAAGCGACGTGCGCCCGAGCGCCGAGGCGATCCGGGAGGCGCTCAAAGCTTTTGTCGGTGAAATCCAGCAGATCCCGCCGCAATTCAGCGCCGTGAAAGTCGACGGCGAGCGCGCTTATGATTTGGCTCGCGATGGCGAAACCGTCGAGTTGCAGCCGCGCGCGGTCGTCGTGCACGAGGCCGAACTGGTAAACACCGAGGGCGAAGATCTCGCCACCTTCCGCGTCCGCTCTGGAAAAGGCTTCTATATCAGGGCATTGGCCCGAGATTTGGCCGCCGCACTCGGTGCGGAGGGTCATGTCTGGCGGCTGCGCCGTGCGGCGGTTGGCCCATTTACAGAAGCCGAATCCGTCACCCTCGACGCGCTCGAGGATTTGCGCCATAAGGGCGCCGCGTCAGAACGCCTTAAACCCGTTGAGACCGCGCTGGCCGACATCCCGGCGCTGGCCATCAATGGTGAGGACGCGTTCAAGCTCAGACAAGGACGGCCCATCGTTCTCCTTCCGCATGTGATGGAGGCGCTGAAGCCGAAATTCCGCGAACGCACCATCGCCGGGCAGGATGCTTCCCGCGCGGCGGTCGCCTTGTTTCAAGGCAAAGCGATTGCGCTGGGCGACGTGCGGGCCGGCAGATTTTCGCCGACTCGCGTGTTCCACCTTGCAGACCAATAG
- the rbfA gene encoding 30S ribosome-binding factor RbfA, producing MKRKGKGHDHGHGPSQRQLRAAELVRHALVDVITREDLRDPDLKGVSVTIGEVRASPDLKHMTAFVSALGPGDPRIIANALTRSAGFLRGRLARAIDLKFTPELHFQPDVSYDEARHIDELLASPEVARDLKHEDED from the coding sequence ATGAAACGCAAAGGCAAAGGACACGATCACGGCCACGGGCCGTCGCAACGCCAATTGCGCGCGGCCGAACTCGTACGCCACGCGCTGGTCGATGTGATCACGCGCGAAGATTTGCGCGATCCCGATTTGAAGGGTGTGTCCGTGACGATAGGCGAAGTCCGCGCCTCACCCGATCTGAAGCACATGACGGCGTTCGTTTCCGCGCTCGGGCCGGGTGATCCGCGAATCATCGCCAATGCGCTCACGCGCAGCGCTGGTTTTCTGCGCGGTCGTCTCGCCCGCGCGATCGATCTCAAATTCACGCCCGAGCTGCATTTCCAGCCCGACGTCTCCTACGACGAAGCGCGCCACATCGACGAATTGCTCGCGAGCCCCGAAGTGGCGCGCGATCTGAAGCACGAGGACGAAGACTAA
- the infB gene encoding translation initiation factor IF-2, producing MSDGNEQKDTPSGRKPLTLTRTASAGTVRQSFSHGRTKQVAVEVREKRSINRPGAGGAAAPAAPGPGVPPVRAARSAAPAAPEAPAPRATPPGGITDDETRRREEAVRRAMAEREAREQRQRAEDEQRRALEEAQRKKAAEDAALAAESDARRRAEAEAEEEAAAAEAARQAASEPPKLGSPVPRPNAPQQQQQQPPQRETALLDELGGRIKSARKPLPAAPVKPAKKGQPQRREGKLTLDMVERISEGDDDRVRSLAAYRRAQQKEKERRAKLMGGGGEREQIKREVIIPETITVQELSNRMAVRVADIIKFMMRQGQMMKQSDELDADTAELIATDFGHTVKRVAESDVEEGLAGDIDDTDDNLQPRPPVVTIMGHVDHGKTSLLDALRQTDVVSGEAGGITQHIGAYQVRLDSGQRVTFLDTPGHAAFSAMRARGAQVTDIVVLVVAGDDGVMPQTVEAIQHAKASGVPMIVAINKMDKPDANPDRVLSELTQHDVIVEQFGGDVQVVKVSALKKTGLEELIEQILLQAEVLNLRANPDRAAEATVIESKLDKGRGTVATVLVQKGTLKRGDIVVVGAQTGRIRAISNERGQQLQSAGPSEPVEIMGLEGVPEPGDNLNVVENENRAREVANYRARTKQRQRSGGGKSATTSLESMMAKFKDSTAKELPVLIKADVQGSAEAIVGSLEKLAHEEVRARVVLSGVGGINESDVQLAKGSGAPIIGFNVRASKEARDLAEREGVEIRYYNIIYDLIDDIKGVMSGMLTPINRETFLGNAQVLEVFNISKVGKVAGCRVTDGVVRKGAKVRILRDDVVIQEMGVLTTLKRFKDEVDQVVNGQECGMSFGQFQDIKQGDVIECFNVEVVQRSL from the coding sequence ATGTCTGACGGCAACGAACAGAAAGATACTCCCTCCGGTCGCAAACCGCTGACGCTGACGCGTACGGCGAGCGCTGGAACTGTGCGGCAAAGCTTTAGCCACGGCCGCACCAAGCAAGTGGCTGTCGAGGTCCGCGAGAAGCGTTCGATCAATCGCCCCGGCGCCGGTGGCGCAGCCGCGCCCGCAGCGCCCGGCCCTGGCGTGCCGCCCGTGCGCGCCGCGCGCAGCGCAGCACCCGCAGCGCCTGAAGCGCCCGCGCCGCGCGCCACGCCGCCCGGCGGCATCACCGATGACGAGACGCGTCGTCGCGAGGAAGCCGTTCGCCGCGCGATGGCTGAACGCGAAGCGCGCGAGCAACGTCAGCGCGCCGAAGACGAACAACGCCGCGCACTCGAAGAGGCTCAGCGCAAGAAGGCCGCCGAAGATGCAGCACTCGCCGCTGAATCGGACGCGCGCCGTCGCGCCGAGGCGGAAGCCGAAGAAGAAGCCGCAGCAGCCGAGGCTGCACGCCAGGCTGCGTCTGAGCCGCCGAAGCTTGGCTCGCCCGTGCCGCGCCCGAATGCGCCGCAACAACAGCAGCAACAGCCGCCTCAACGCGAAACCGCGCTGCTCGACGAATTGGGCGGCCGTATTAAATCCGCGCGCAAGCCGTTGCCGGCTGCGCCTGTGAAGCCGGCCAAGAAGGGCCAGCCGCAACGTCGCGAAGGCAAGCTCACGCTGGACATGGTGGAACGCATCAGCGAAGGCGACGATGATCGCGTCCGTTCGCTGGCCGCCTATCGCCGTGCGCAGCAAAAAGAAAAAGAACGTCGCGCCAAATTGATGGGCGGCGGCGGTGAGCGCGAACAGATCAAGCGCGAAGTCATCATCCCGGAAACCATCACGGTTCAGGAACTCTCCAACCGTATGGCCGTCCGTGTGGCCGACATCATCAAGTTCATGATGCGTCAGGGCCAGATGATGAAGCAGAGCGACGAGCTTGATGCCGACACGGCCGAGCTTATCGCCACCGATTTCGGCCACACCGTGAAGCGTGTCGCGGAATCTGACGTTGAAGAGGGGCTCGCGGGCGACATCGACGATACGGATGACAATCTGCAGCCGCGTCCGCCAGTCGTGACCATCATGGGCCACGTCGACCACGGCAAAACCTCGCTGCTCGATGCGCTGCGCCAAACTGATGTCGTCTCTGGCGAAGCCGGCGGCATCACCCAGCATATCGGCGCCTATCAGGTGCGTCTCGACAGCGGCCAACGCGTCACCTTCCTGGATACGCCGGGCCACGCCGCGTTTAGCGCCATGCGCGCGCGCGGCGCGCAAGTCACCGACATCGTCGTGCTCGTTGTGGCCGGCGACGACGGCGTCATGCCACAAACGGTCGAAGCCATTCAGCATGCGAAGGCGTCGGGCGTGCCGATGATCGTGGCCATCAACAAGATGGACAAGCCGGACGCCAATCCGGACCGCGTGCTGAGCGAACTCACGCAACACGACGTGATCGTCGAACAATTTGGCGGCGACGTTCAGGTCGTGAAGGTGTCCGCTCTGAAGAAGACCGGTCTCGAGGAACTGATCGAGCAAATCCTGCTGCAAGCGGAAGTGCTAAATCTGCGCGCCAATCCAGATCGCGCGGCGGAAGCGACCGTGATCGAGTCCAAGCTCGATAAGGGCCGTGGCACGGTGGCGACTGTTCTCGTGCAGAAGGGTACTTTGAAGCGCGGCGACATCGTTGTCGTCGGCGCCCAAACGGGCCGTATTCGCGCGATCTCGAACGAGCGCGGTCAACAATTGCAGAGCGCAGGGCCATCCGAGCCCGTTGAGATCATGGGTCTCGAAGGCGTGCCGGAGCCGGGCGACAATCTGAACGTCGTCGAAAACGAAAACCGCGCCCGCGAAGTCGCGAACTATCGTGCACGCACCAAGCAGCGTCAGCGCTCGGGCGGCGGCAAGTCGGCGACGACCTCGCTCGAATCCATGATGGCCAAGTTCAAGGATTCCACGGCGAAGGAATTGCCGGTCCTCATCAAGGCCGACGTGCAAGGCTCGGCGGAAGCGATCGTTGGTTCGCTCGAAAAGCTCGCGCACGAAGAAGTCCGTGCGCGTGTCGTGCTCTCCGGCGTTGGTGGTATCAATGAATCGGACGTCCAGCTCGCCAAGGGCTCGGGTGCGCCGATCATCGGCTTCAATGTCCGCGCCTCAAAAGAAGCGCGCGATCTGGCCGAGCGCGAAGGCGTCGAGATCCGCTATTACAACATCATCTATGACCTGATTGACGACATCAAAGGCGTCATGTCGGGCATGCTCACGCCGATCAATCGCGAAACCTTCCTCGGCAATGCGCAGGTCTTGGAGGTGTTCAACATCTCGAAGGTCGGCAAGGTCGCTGGCTGCCGCGTCACCGACGGCGTGGTCCGCAAGGGCGCCAAGGTCCGTATCTTGCGCGACGATGTCGTGATCCAAGAAATGGGTGTGCTCACGACGCTGAAGCGCTTCAAGGACGAGGTCGATCAGGTCGTCAATGGTCAGGAATGCGGCATGAGCTTTGGCCAATTCCAGGACATCAAGCAGGGCGACGTGATCGAGTGCTTCAACGTCGAAGTGGTGCAACGCTCGCTCTGA
- a CDS encoding RNA-binding protein, with protein MNSPPSSQTADEETRRGRERRCVASGETYPDSALIRFALAPDGVVTPDVASKLPGRGVWVRADRESVELAARKGGFARGFKEQVKVPDGLADLVERLLAKRCLDQLGLARRAGAIAIGATQVEAAIRAKPLFLLIEAEDGAEEGREKLMSLHIGLWGRPPRAVGCFQSTDLGVALGRERVIHACLLQERLAVGWVVEIGRLAGFRTIVPGSWPDSWRSVSWKLGGADADESQGRGRRTDV; from the coding sequence ATGAACTCTCCACCGTCTTCCCAGACCGCGGATGAAGAGACGCGCCGCGGCCGTGAACGCCGCTGCGTCGCCTCCGGCGAAACCTATCCAGATTCCGCGCTGATCCGGTTTGCGCTCGCGCCGGACGGCGTGGTGACGCCCGACGTCGCCTCCAAATTGCCGGGGCGCGGCGTGTGGGTGCGCGCTGACCGTGAGAGCGTGGAACTTGCCGCGCGCAAGGGCGGGTTCGCGCGCGGCTTTAAGGAACAGGTCAAGGTTCCCGATGGTCTCGCCGATCTGGTGGAACGGCTCCTGGCAAAGCGCTGTCTCGATCAACTCGGCCTCGCCCGTCGCGCCGGCGCGATCGCGATTGGCGCCACGCAAGTTGAGGCAGCGATTCGCGCCAAACCGCTCTTTTTGCTGATCGAAGCAGAAGATGGCGCCGAAGAGGGTCGCGAAAAGCTGATGAGCCTCCATATTGGGCTCTGGGGCAGGCCGCCGCGCGCGGTTGGCTGCTTCCAATCCACGGATTTGGGCGTGGCGCTAGGCCGGGAACGTGTGATACACGCTTGCCTGCTTCAAGAGCGCTTGGCGGTGGGCTGGGTGGTGGAAATCGGCCGCCTCGCTGGCTTTCGCACCATCGTCCCAGGCTCTTGGCCCGATTCCTGGCGCTCTGTGTCGTGGAAACTGGGCGGCGCGGATGCTGACGAAAGTCAGGGCCGCGGCCGGCGAACAGACGTTTGA
- the nusA gene encoding transcription termination factor NusA, translated as MSTGISANRLEILQIADAVAREKSIEKEIVIQAMEHALQKAARSRYGAEHDIRATIDPKTGEMELKRVMTVVDDSVLDPETRPFNPSTDIMLNVALKSDKEAAVGKEYVELLPPIEFGRVAAQTAKQVINHEVREAERERQYNEYKDRIGEIINGVVKRVEFYNVIVDLGRAEGVIRKSEGIPRENLRVGDRTRAYVYDVRRETKGPQIFLSRAKPEFMARLFAQEVPEVYEGVIEIKAAARDPGSRAKIAVLSHDSSIDPVGACVGMRGARVQAVVGEMQGEKIDIIPWSSDPATFIVNALQPAEVSKVVLDPEEARVEVVVGEAQLSLAIGRRGQNVRLASQLTGWSIDILTEAEESERRQKEFATRTELFIKALEVDEMFAQLLASEGFETVEEIAFVDSIELASIEGLNDEIAEELQARAQEYLEKQAAELEAKRVALGVEDALKAVPGLTPQMLVALGEKGVKTLEDFAGLVGDDIRGYFETKNGERVREPGVLESFQLTQEQADALVLNARIAAGWIEAPPEEEVAEGEADELSTVFPDRG; from the coding sequence ATGAGCACCGGCATTTCAGCGAACCGGCTTGAAATCCTGCAGATCGCCGACGCGGTCGCGCGTGAAAAGTCGATCGAAAAAGAGATCGTGATCCAGGCCATGGAGCACGCGCTGCAAAAGGCCGCCCGCTCGCGCTATGGCGCCGAGCACGACATCCGCGCCACCATCGACCCGAAGACGGGTGAGATGGAGCTGAAGCGCGTGATGACAGTGGTGGACGACAGCGTCCTCGATCCGGAAACGCGCCCGTTCAATCCCTCGACCGACATCATGCTCAATGTCGCGCTGAAGTCCGACAAAGAAGCCGCGGTCGGCAAGGAGTACGTGGAATTGCTGCCGCCGATCGAATTCGGCCGCGTCGCCGCGCAAACCGCCAAGCAGGTCATCAATCACGAAGTCCGCGAAGCGGAACGTGAACGTCAATACAACGAGTACAAGGATCGCATTGGCGAGATCATCAACGGCGTCGTGAAGCGCGTTGAATTTTACAACGTCATCGTCGATCTCGGCCGCGCCGAAGGCGTGATCCGCAAGTCGGAAGGCATTCCGCGCGAAAATCTTCGCGTCGGAGATCGCACGCGCGCCTACGTCTATGACGTGCGTCGCGAAACCAAGGGCCCGCAAATCTTCCTGAGCCGCGCCAAGCCTGAATTCATGGCGCGCCTGTTCGCGCAGGAAGTGCCAGAGGTTTATGAAGGCGTGATCGAGATCAAGGCCGCCGCCCGCGATCCGGGTTCGCGCGCGAAAATCGCGGTTTTGAGCCATGATTCAAGCATCGATCCGGTCGGCGCCTGCGTCGGTATGCGCGGCGCCCGCGTACAAGCGGTTGTCGGCGAAATGCAGGGCGAGAAGATCGACATCATCCCGTGGTCGTCGGACCCGGCGACGTTCATCGTCAACGCACTGCAGCCGGCGGAAGTTTCCAAGGTCGTGCTCGACCCCGAAGAAGCGCGCGTCGAAGTCGTGGTCGGCGAGGCCCAGCTTTCGCTCGCGATCGGCCGTCGTGGTCAGAACGTCCGCTTGGCCTCGCAACTCACCGGCTGGTCGATCGACATTCTCACCGAAGCCGAAGAATCCGAGCGTCGTCAGAAGGAATTCGCGACGCGCACTGAACTCTTCATCAAGGCGCTGGAAGTGGACGAAATGTTCGCCCAACTCCTGGCCTCGGAAGGATTTGAGACGGTCGAGGAAATCGCCTTTGTTGATTCCATCGAACTGGCCTCGATCGAAGGCTTGAACGACGAAATCGCCGAAGAACTCCAAGCGCGGGCGCAGGAATATCTCGAAAAACAAGCCGCCGAACTCGAAGCCAAGCGCGTTGCACTCGGCGTTGAAGATGCGCTGAAGGCCGTGCCCGGTCTTACGCCGCAAATGCTCGTCGCTTTGGGCGAAAAGGGCGTGAAGACGCTTGAGGATTTCGCCGGCCTCGTCGGCGACGACATCCGCGGCTATTTCGAAACCAAGAACGGCGAGCGCGTGCGCGAGCCGGGCGTGCTCGAAAGCTTCCAGCTGACGCAAGAACAAGCCGATGCACTCGTGCTCAATGCACGGATCGCTGCTGGCTGGATCGAAGCGCCACCGGAAGAAGAAGTTGCTGAAGGAGAGGCGGATGAACTCTCCACCGTCTTCCCAGACCGCGGATGA
- the rimP gene encoding ribosome maturation factor RimP, translated as MEPHLRATNPVEERVIALIEPTATELGYRIVRVRLSGNRRKRLQIMAERLSDGEMGIQDCTRLSRALSPVFDLEDPIQGDYDLEMSSPGIDRPLMRIEDFERFKGHQAKLETVAMADNQRRFKGVIAAVEGDVIVLQTEQGEARLKFSTLSDARLVLTDKLIAEDLKRAKAAEAAGAQSSDEEEAS; from the coding sequence ATGGAGCCGCACCTGCGCGCTACAAACCCCGTCGAAGAGCGCGTGATCGCGTTGATCGAGCCGACCGCAACTGAGCTCGGCTACCGTATCGTGCGCGTTCGCTTGTCCGGCAATCGTCGTAAACGCCTGCAAATCATGGCCGAACGGCTGTCGGATGGCGAAATGGGCATTCAGGATTGCACGCGGCTCTCGCGCGCTCTCTCGCCCGTGTTCGACCTCGAAGACCCGATCCAGGGCGATTACGATCTTGAGATGTCGTCACCCGGCATCGATCGCCCACTGATGCGCATCGAGGATTTCGAGCGTTTCAAAGGCCACCAAGCCAAGCTCGAAACCGTCGCCATGGCCGACAATCAGCGCCGCTTCAAAGGCGTGATTGCGGCCGTCGAAGGCGACGTGATCGTTCTCCAAACCGAGCAGGGCGAAGCCCGCTTGAAATTCTCGACCCTGTCGGATGCGCGCCTCGTGCTCACCGACAAGCTGATTGCGGAAGATTTGAAACGCGCCAAAGCGGCCGAAGCCGCGGGCGCACAGAGTTCTGACGAAGAGGAAGCATCATGA
- the trmB gene encoding tRNA (guanosine(46)-N7)-methyltransferase TrmB: protein MNDHRPLRTFGRIKARTLKPRQAGLVESLLPHLAVPDEGALDWDALFSPSPDQGEGGAGIGAKLSDFGAVPNPDPAPQGGGEQILEIGFGGGEHFVAQATAHPDHRFIGVEPFLNGVASCLRHIEESGAQNIRLHQGDARDVIARLPDASLDRVYILFPDPWPKTRHHKRRLIQPEFLGELARVMKPGAELRFATDWANYAAWTLEHLTRDTRFTWLAERAADWRKPWRGHVTTRYEEKKLGDCAPIWLRFVRA, encoded by the coding sequence ATGAACGACCACCGCCCCCTCCGCACATTCGGCCGCATCAAGGCCCGCACCCTCAAACCGCGCCAAGCCGGCCTGGTGGAGAGCCTGCTGCCGCATCTGGCCGTGCCGGATGAGGGGGCGCTGGATTGGGATGCATTGTTTTCTCCCTCCCCCGATCAGGGGGAGGGCGGGGCGGGGATTGGCGCGAAGCTATCTGACTTTGGCGCTGTCCCCAACCCCGACCCCGCCCCGCAAGGGGGAGGGGAGCAGATTTTGGAAATCGGCTTCGGCGGCGGCGAGCATTTCGTCGCGCAGGCGACCGCCCATCCGGACCATCGTTTCATCGGCGTCGAGCCCTTCCTCAATGGGGTCGCCTCCTGCTTGCGCCACATCGAGGAAAGCGGCGCACAGAACATCCGTCTGCACCAGGGCGACGCGCGCGACGTGATCGCGCGTTTGCCCGATGCGTCGCTCGATCGCGTCTATATCCTCTTCCCCGATCCCTGGCCGAAGACGCGCCATCACAAGCGCCGCCTGATCCAACCGGAATTTCTGGGCGAGCTCGCGCGCGTCATGAAGCCCGGCGCCGAACTGCGCTTCGCGACGGATTGGGCCAATTACGCCGCCTGGACGCTCGAACATCTGACCCGCGACACGCGCTTCACCTGGCTCGCCGAACGCGCAGCGGACTGGCGCAAACCCTGGCGCGGCCACGTCACCACGCGCTACGAAGAGAAGAAGCTCGGCGATTGCGCCCCGATTTGGCTGCGGTTTGTGCGGGCCTAG